AGGCACTGATGGCGATTTACCCAACGGTGCGAGAATCTTTTCATCAACCCAGGCTACACCTAGAGGCAACCAAGGAGGTACAGAACGTCGGGGTGCTGACAGCCCGGTAATTTGGGCGAGTTGGTCAAGCAATTGCTTGAAAGTCAAGTTTTGATGACCTAAGATATAGCGATCGCCACTCTTCCCTTTTTGTAAAGCCAGTAAATGTCCCCATGCCACATCGCGGACATCGATAAAATTCAGACCAGTATCTATATAAACAGGCATTTGCCGCCGCAAAAACCGCAGGATAATATCACCTGTTGGGGTAGGCTTGATATCCAACGGGCCAATTGGGCTGCTAGGATTGACCACAACTACTTGTTGTCCAGTAGCCGCAGCTTGCATCGCTTCAAGTTCCGCCAGAAATTTAGACTTTTTATACTCACCAACCAATTTTTCTAAGGGACTTTGATGAGTTTCATCTACAACTTTTCCAGATGAACCCACGCCAATTGCTGCCACTGAACTGGTATAAACAGTACGCTCAATACCTGCTTTCAAAGCAGCATTCAGCACATTGCGCGTACCCAGAACATTGTGCTGGTAGAGTAATTCTCGGTCTTTGAGCCAGAGAGAATAATGGGCTGCTACATGAAACAGGTACTGACAGCCTACCATGTGTTGCCAGAGTTGCGGGTCATTTAAATCACCTTTGACAATTTCCACTTCTAAACCGTGCAGATTCTCCAGATTGCTGCTGTGGCGTGCTAAGGCTTTCACCGTGTATCCTTGTTGCAGCAACAACCGCACCACATGAGCGCCAATAAAACCTGTACCCCCTGTGACAAAGACTTGCATCAATTCCCTGCTCCCTGGTCACTGAGCGTAGCCGAAGTGCTGCTCCTCATCCTCTTAAAGCGGGGAAACCAATCATCTAAAATCGTGTAAACCACTGGTACAACAATCAAACTGAGGATAGTTGAACTGATCAGACCGCCAGCAATAGCAACAGCCATAGGCGATCGCAATTCTGAACCTGCTCCTAAACCCAAAGCGATGGGTAGCATCCCTAAGATAGTGGAAGCAGTGGTCATCATAATCGGTCTGAGACGTACTAGTCCAGTTTTGAGGATGGCCTCGGTGCGGTTTAAGCCAGCTTGGCGTAGCTGGTTGATGTAATCCACAAGCAAGATAGCATTTTTATTTGCCAGCCCCAGCAAAAAGACAAAGCCGATTAGTGAAATCATGCCAAAGTCGCTTTTGGTAATTAGTAGCGCCAGCATTGCCCCCACCAGTGCCAAAGGCAAAGAAATACCAATAACCACAGGGTCTACCCAGCTTTTGAACAGCAAAATTAGTACCACGATGATGCACAAAGCAGATAAAGCCAGAGTAGTGCCGAAACTGCCAAAAACCTCTCCAATGCGGGCCGAATCTCCTCCCAAATCCAAAGAAACACCAGAGGGTAATACAGCTTGAGCTTCAGCCACCAGTTTATCAGTAGCATCACCTAAAGACAAATCCTTGCCGAGGTTAGCACCGATATAAGCTACCCGCTGATTATCCAGCCGCTCAATATGAAAAACTGTGCCTTGTAAATTCTGTTCACCTGTAACTGTGACATCAGCAAAGCCCGGTAGTTTTGAAATCCTTTCTTTAATTGCCTTAGCGGCTTTGCTTAAAGCTTGGAGATCATTTCCCCGTAATGCTACTTGGAGAGGTTTTTGTCCGCCGGTATCGACAAATTGAATATCTTCAACACTAGTAGTCACCCCAGGCAGAGTAGGCAAAGCAGAGCGAAGTTGGTCTTGTAGTGCCGCCGTTGTAATATTGCGATTATCCTTCAGCTTCACATAGAGCGTACCTTTATTCGGTTCCCCTTCACGAGAACCAACAGTAGTAAACACTGTTTCCACTGCTGGTGATTTTCTCA
Above is a window of Nostoc sp. UHCC 0702 DNA encoding:
- a CDS encoding NAD-dependent epimerase/dehydratase family protein gives rise to the protein MQVFVTGGTGFIGAHVVRLLLQQGYTVKALARHSSNLENLHGLEVEIVKGDLNDPQLWQHMVGCQYLFHVAAHYSLWLKDRELLYQHNVLGTRNVLNAALKAGIERTVYTSSVAAIGVGSSGKVVDETHQSPLEKLVGEYKKSKFLAELEAMQAAATGQQVVVVNPSSPIGPLDIKPTPTGDIILRFLRRQMPVYIDTGLNFIDVRDVAWGHLLALQKGKSGDRYILGHQNLTFKQLLDQLAQITGLSAPRRSVPPWLPLGVAWVDEKILAPLGKSPSVPLDGVRMALQPMYYNASKAIQELGLPQSSLETAILDAVNWFFSGGYVK